A window of Rosa rugosa chromosome 7, drRosRugo1.1, whole genome shotgun sequence genomic DNA:
AAACTAAACCAGTACTTCTGCAGCAAATAAAAATATCTCAAAAATTTATAAGAGGACAAACTAAAGAGACATCCACTTAGTCCGGATGGTGAACAAAGCCAAGTAAATGTAGACCTAGTAACCTCCCTTAAGATCATTGACGACATCATAAGGAATGGGAGTAACAGTTTCCATAACTGCACCTTCAACCATGAAACCGGGCTTGGGACCCTTTGGCTGTCTCTTGGTGCTGATGACCTCACCCTTAGACTTGGCCTCTGCCTTCAGCTCATCGTTCTTCACCTTCCTCAAACGGAACTCTTCAGTGCACCTGGATGGCTGCACATGCTCCACACGCACATGGATCCTCTTCCTGATAATTCGGTTACCCACCTGCTCTCATTTAAAAGTATACAATCAGAAAACCTTTGAATTGAGAAGAACATACAATAAACAATTGGGTTGTGTAGTGTATAAAGTTGCATTAACAAAAGCAGGGCATACAACTAGAATTGTGCGATCACAAGCTCATAACGAAGCAACCTAGATTCTGACAACTGTGAATACAATTCATGTTACAACTACTAACACCATTTTACATAGTAACCGCTGATCGAAAAACCATCAATTTATCTAAACTCTCAAGACCCTCACAAAAGAAAATCAAGATACGTACTCCAAACATACCTCATAATGAGTAAAGCCTAACAACAATCACATCACATCCTAGTACTAATTCTCATTATTCAACTTCAACCAAGGCTTATTCGAATCCTGCAATCTTAATTGCAGTGGGTCTTATTATCTGACGTAACCGAAAACATAACCTAACAATATATCAACAATAAGCACTACCCACTGAAACAGTATAACATCAAAGGTAAAATGAACAAGatgaattaattttttttgtttgaaaacctTCACACATCTACGAAATATCTATCAAATCCAAACACTAAAACACCAAAACTAGATTGCCCAGACCTAACTCGTTACTCTCAGCCCTaaacaagaacaacaacaaaaaccaGCATACTTCAACAATAGCTCACAAATCCATACAATCATTTTCGCCCAAAATCAGACATAACTTCAAAAACCGAAAACATGGAAGAACAAAGAAGTAAAAAAGAAGGGTTCCGAGTAAATGACCTGCTTGTTGATCTCAACTCCGATGGCTCTCTTGGTGACGTTCCAGACGCGACCTGTGCGGCCGTGGTAGAACTTGTGGGGCATACCCTTGTGGATGGCGCCATTGACCTTGACGTCGACGAAGTCGCCGATCCGGTAGGTCTTGAGGTAAGTCGAGAGTGGGATGTAACCCTTCTTCCTGAAGGCCCTAGAGAACAAGTCTCTGGTTCGTGATCGGAGACCATGTCCAGCCGGCATTTTgagctgctctctctctctctctctctcactctctaggGTTTTCTGTGGAGCGGCTGGGAATATGAGAATTCTGAGAGAGGCTGAGGGTTCGTTTGGTTTTATAGTAGCTGCCTCGGGTAGGGTTTCTGTGGTTGAGATGTGGGCTGGGCATGTAGTGTTGTATGTTAATGTTTTGAGATGAATGGCCCAATgtgaccaaaaacaaaaaaggatgAATGGCCCAAGTGTAAGGAGCCACAAGTTGGGCCCAGTTTAGaaagaagagatttttttttttttttttttggtgtaaaaGAGGGGATCAAAGGGCCTAAAGAAATGAAGGGTATTGAGGCAAGTTGACCCGGGTTTTAGCGAAAAATTCATAGCTACTCTTAACTATTTTGTAAAACAAGCCTCTCTCACAAAAGAATTGAGAAAAATTCACAGCTACTCTTAACTATTTTGTAAAATAAGCTTCTCTCACAAAAGAATTGAGAAAAATTCATGACATATAAACTCAATTATAATAAAATGACTGAGTTGACAACTGTATCAGCAACAAATTTCTTCATTTGCAACGGTGAAATAGATCTTCACAAATAACAATCAATGTAGCAAGAGGGGGTGGAAGTTCGTCACACGTTTTCGAAAGGAAAACAACAATTGTCGAATCAGATTTAATCTAAACCTTCATTTAAGATGAATGACCAACTAATAAGGAGAAAGAATGTTCCTAGGCGTCTTTAAGTAAAGTGGGTAAATTGTCTCGGGTTAGCAAAAGTCAGATGAATCTCGATGTTTCACATATTTTTAGAGACGGGAACACCGTTGCAAATGTGATTGCTAACTATGGTGCTCCCAATGAAGATGATAGAGGGTGGAACGCTCTTCCCCAATTTTTGTACCGCTCCTTTGGCTTTGACTTTGCATCACGTATTGCATATCGTTTTGCTTAATTTGGCGTGAGCTCTATCTATTGATTTCCATTTGCTTGGTTCTATTGGTCATTGTTATTTTATGACAGTGGTTTTAGCCTAGTCCTTCACTATCCACTCCTTGTActtaatttgactttaataatACTTCTAGGAAGGGACGGGTAGTGGGTTCCAGTTGTAATAGTCCCCATTGGGGTTGTGTGGGTGCTCACTATTATATGAGAGCTAATACCGCCTAATCTTTTTAgtttttcaaaaacaaaaataagcaaGAAGGTAGGCCTACTTTTGAAGTTTAGAGTTTAAAATATGAACTCAAGCCCACCATATATCtaaaactttttattttaaaaactATTTACATATGCCCAGTATCATTTTGTCTCGTGGAATAAGTCTCCCCTTTATAAGTGAGAAgtcgtgagttcgactcacaatagactagttgttgcatatgagttgtttatttgatatatatatatatatatatatataatataaagtAAACTATTTACATATTAATTAACCAAAAGTAGTAGACTATTTATATGCAGAGCAAGGTGCTCTCAATTAAGAGACCTTTTTTAAGAGACTATGAGGGACAAGTGCATctggctgaaaataaatgcacagttttaggTTATTATAAATTCAgcatttaaatttaatacatgtggctGAGATCTACTTATCCCTCACAGTCCTTTAAAACTGTTCCTTAGGCGAGTAAGCTGTATATGCATAGACATCATACCAGACACCTtaatttatcaatttttttttaaatgtagaaatagaaaattataaaatatctTATACCTAAAGCATCAAAATTAAAAGCATGAAGGGCATAAAGTGGAAGTGAACAATTGCAGTATGGCCAACACTTACAATTGCATCAACAACGAAATTTACTTCTCGCCAAACATGAGAGTAATGAACTTGAAATGGGGAAGCTTGTTAAAGGATGTCATGCACCAGAGTTTTGATTAGCCAAGGTGTAGAAATCTTCTTGTTGATGTTGTCAATCAGTAGTTGTTAATCACCTTCAACTTGAACTTTAAGATAGCCATGAAGTAAAGCAGCATGCAAACTAGCTCTAATGCCAAAGCCTTTATGGTTATAACATTAGAAACACCTATTTTTTGGATGAGGCAACTGTAGGGTTTCCTAgagttttaaatattttagTTGATGCACGATGTTTGATAATTTGTTTTATCTAAGCTTATATCAAAATATCATTTGTCACAACACTTACTCACTTAATGAAGTGCAAATTTTTAGGAGTCAAACTATCTGAGAAACATTTGACTCCTTCATCGATGCTCTactcagggccggtcctgagtcTTTCAAAGCCCTGGGCGAGAATTATTCTTAGGCCCCGTATTTGTATATTAATAAACTTGAATATaagtctctttttttttcaaaatttgtcAACAGCGCAACAAAGTCTATATAAATtctaatttcagaattttttgaAGATCAACACAACTACACAAAAGAAATGACACTTCTTTCTTAActgaaatgaaattaaaaaattaaaaaaaatatctttCAATGAAAATGTCAAACTCTTCTTCAAAATTCCAACAACCAATAAAAACCCCTATTGCAAAACTCAGTAAAATCGTAAACAAAACGTGCATTAGTATTGAGGGTTAACCcaactcataaaaaaaaaaagcataatcTCTTTCTCATTCTCTATTGGAGTCTAGAAAAGTAGAagatatacatttttttttttaaaaaaaaaatccctaatttctagagatgaaacaaaaaagaaaagaaaagaaaaaacacagaAGAGAACCATAGGGAAGAAATATGCGGCAATGACTCGATGAGCTTGTGAGAGAAGATGGATTGAGAGAGATGTGGAGGGAAAGTTGAAAAAAGAGAAATTGTCTTCTTGTTttaaggaagaagagagaaagatgtTGGTCATGTtgcagaaaaagagaaaaattgccTAAGAGAGATATCCCAactttaattcttattaaatacaACTtccttgatttttttattttttcagatcagtttttttttccctttatcATTCCAAAAATGACCTCATAGCAAACAAATATATACACTAATATGTACATTGGGCTTTTATAATTGGTGCCCCATTTCTTTTGTGGCCCTGGGCTGTCGCCAAGGCCGCCCAGCACCAAGGCCGGGCCTGGCTCTACTTAACAGATTCTAT
This region includes:
- the LOC133722110 gene encoding large ribosomal subunit protein eL21z/eL21y, yielding MPAGHGLRSRTRDLFSRAFRKKGYIPLSTYLKTYRIGDFVDVKVNGAIHKGMPHKFYHGRTGRVWNVTKRAIGVEINKQVGNRIIRKRIHVRVEHVQPSRCTEEFRLRKVKNDELKAEAKSKGEVISTKRQPKGPKPGFMVEGAVMETVTPIPYDVVNDLKGGY